Proteins from one Romboutsia sp. CE17 genomic window:
- a CDS encoding LCP family protein — protein sequence MNRLTMKYILRISVISLIAAIFITTTYNSILYAQELESKPIKNILLIGVDGNNLEKGNRSDAMIIMTIDESSRKIKLTSLGRDTYVYIKDRGKEKLTHAYAYGGPDLLLQTIKENFGIDIDRYATVSFSSFMEIIDLLGGVEVEITDNDLESLHKLTKVCYELYGKEDKGDIQFIDKAGTFNLNGYQALAFSRMRYQDSTDARDSRQRMVIKSTLNKLQHTGLRAYIGSLDIMMSGVKTNLKPMDVILLGYKTLRIGTDNVETMEFPVYKEEVKLKEAGWVVLWDEETNIDLLNNFIYKNE from the coding sequence ATGAACAGACTAACTATGAAGTACATTTTAAGAATTAGTGTTATAAGTTTAATTGCAGCTATATTTATTACTACTACTTATAATAGTATCTTATATGCACAAGAACTAGAATCAAAGCCTATAAAAAATATATTACTAATAGGTGTAGATGGGAATAATCTAGAAAAAGGTAATCGTTCTGATGCAATGATAATAATGACAATTGATGAAAGTAGCAGAAAAATAAAGCTAACTTCACTTGGAAGGGATACCTATGTGTATATTAAAGATCGTGGAAAAGAAAAATTAACACATGCATATGCCTATGGAGGACCAGATCTATTATTACAAACTATAAAAGAGAACTTTGGAATAGACATTGATAGGTATGCAACAGTTAGCTTTAGCTCTTTTATGGAAATAATTGATTTACTTGGTGGGGTAGAAGTAGAGATTACAGATAATGACTTAGAGTCACTGCATAAGCTAACAAAAGTATGTTACGAACTCTATGGCAAAGAAGATAAAGGAGATATACAATTTATAGACAAAGCTGGCACATTCAACTTAAATGGGTATCAAGCTTTGGCCTTTAGTAGAATGAGATATCAAGATAGTACAGATGCAAGAGACTCAAGGCAAAGAATGGTTATAAAATCTACCCTTAATAAATTACAGCACACAGGACTAAGAGCTTACATTGGATCTTTAGATATAATGATGTCTGGAGTTAAGACTAATTTAAAACCTATGGATGTTATACTTTTGGGATATAAGACTTTAAGAATAGGAACTGATAATGTAGAGACTATGGAATTCCCTGTTTATAAGGAAGAAGTAAAGTTAAAAGAAGCTGGATGGGTAGTATTATGGGATGAAGAGACTAATATAGATCTGTTAAATAATTTTATTTATAAAAATGAATAA
- a CDS encoding VanZ family protein — protein MKENVNKISTKIFLILIWMGFIFYLSHQPSSVSANQSGEFITMILNTPIIGSMLDSILTSSIGEFIIRKSAHMFLYFVLAILTFIYIISRKDNRNSKVILKSIIITLSLVFLYACSDEMHQLFIPGRSGEFRDVIVDTTGGAIGTILISIYYYIKK, from the coding sequence ATGAAAGAGAACGTAAATAAAATAAGCACAAAAATATTTTTAATATTAATATGGATGGGATTTATATTTTATCTATCTCATCAACCATCATCAGTATCAGCTAATCAATCTGGAGAATTTATAACAATGATACTAAATACACCTATAATAGGAAGTATGTTAGATTCAATATTAACTTCATCAATAGGTGAATTTATAATAAGAAAATCGGCTCATATGTTTTTATACTTTGTACTAGCTATACTTACATTTATTTATATTATATCAAGAAAAGATAATAGAAACTCGAAAGTTATACTAAAAAGTATAATAATAACTTTAAGTTTAGTATTTTTATATGCTTGTAGTGATGAAATGCATCAACTTTTTATACCAGGACGAAGTGGAGAATTTAGAGATGTAATTGTTGATACTACAGGTGGAGCTATAGGAACAATCTTAATAAGTATTTATTATTATATAAAAAAATAA
- a CDS encoding YitT family protein translates to MKEKTRGIIIEAIGLIIGCLSLSIGINMFLTPHTIAPGGLSGLSVVISKLTGLSVSTVMIVMCIPLVICSVKILGKKDSIKTLIGTVTLSLMIKLTSSLSNISATEDPLLAAISGAIFLGAGIGIVFSVDGSTGGTDLIALMINRIFPSIPLSKCLTFIDGMVVLSAGIANRNIETGLYSAIALFVVIKMVDVIISGVDHSKAFMIITDEEEKLREAIFNDIKRGVTVLDARGGYTNRDKNILLVVVQKKQEVHLKKLIKRVDSKAFIIVSDVHEVLGEGFKEINV, encoded by the coding sequence ATGAAAGAAAAGACAAGAGGAATAATAATAGAAGCAATAGGACTAATAATAGGATGTTTATCACTAAGTATAGGAATTAATATGTTCTTAACTCCTCATACAATAGCACCAGGAGGGCTTAGTGGTCTATCAGTAGTTATAAGCAAACTAACAGGACTATCAGTTTCAACAGTAATGATTGTAATGTGTATACCACTTGTAATATGCTCAGTAAAAATACTGGGTAAAAAAGATTCTATAAAAACATTAATAGGGACAGTAACTTTATCACTAATGATAAAATTAACATCTTCCCTATCAAATATATCAGCAACAGAAGACCCATTACTAGCTGCAATATCAGGGGCAATATTTTTAGGGGCAGGTATAGGAATAGTATTTAGTGTAGATGGTTCTACAGGTGGAACGGATCTTATAGCCTTAATGATAAATAGAATATTCCCAAGTATACCATTATCGAAATGTCTAACATTTATAGATGGAATGGTTGTTTTATCTGCAGGTATAGCTAATAGAAATATAGAAACAGGATTATACTCAGCAATAGCTTTATTTGTTGTAATTAAAATGGTAGATGTTATTATATCTGGTGTTGATCATTCTAAAGCATTTATGATAATAACTGATGAAGAAGAAAAACTAAGAGAAGCTATATTCAACGATATAAAAAGAGGGGTTACTGTACTTGATGCTAGAGGTGGATATACTAACAGAGATAAGAATATATTATTAGTAGTAGTTCAAAAGAAACAAGAAGTTCATCTAAAGAAACTTATAAAAAGAGTAGACAGTAAAGCCTTTATAATAGTAAGCGATGTACATGAAGTACTTGGAGAAGGATTTAAAGAAATAAACGTATAA
- the srtB gene encoding class B sortase: protein MKKFINICINFILICVLLFSGYKIFTKLQEYRKADTVYNDIRDKANETDDKSIELSKINPDYRAWIKVENTNIDYPVVQSEDNEYYLTHDFNKNYLASGSIFMDYRNDFENDKSILIYGHHMRNKTMFGEVLNFKKEEFFKENNLITIEYKGKTYTYEVFSTFVADLSKDNLKVSFDDDEDYQDYIDYLKDRSLFDSDIEVNSNDKIITLYTCSYEFEGARTLAHAKLISVK, encoded by the coding sequence TTGAAGAAATTTATAAATATATGTATTAATTTTATATTAATTTGTGTATTATTATTCTCTGGTTATAAAATTTTTACGAAGTTACAAGAATACAGAAAAGCTGATACAGTCTACAATGATATAAGAGATAAAGCTAATGAAACTGATGATAAGTCCATAGAGTTATCAAAGATTAACCCTGATTATAGAGCTTGGATTAAAGTTGAAAATACTAATATAGATTATCCAGTAGTTCAATCTGAAGATAATGAGTATTATCTTACTCACGATTTTAATAAAAATTACCTTGCTTCAGGTAGTATTTTTATGGATTATAGAAATGATTTTGAAAATGATAAAAGTATATTAATATATGGGCATCATATGAGAAATAAAACTATGTTTGGAGAGGTTCTTAATTTTAAAAAAGAAGAATTTTTCAAGGAAAATAATTTAATTACTATTGAATATAAAGGTAAAACTTATACATATGAAGTTTTCTCTACTTTTGTAGCTGATTTATCCAAAGATAATTTAAAGGTTAGTTTTGATGATGATGAAGATTATCAAGATTATATTGATTATTTAAAAGATAGATCTTTGTTCGATTCAGATATTGAAGTTAATAGTAATGATAAAATAATTACTTTATATACTTGTAGTTATGAATTTGAAGGTGCTCGTACCTTAGCTCATGCTAAGTTGATTTCAGTAAAATAA
- a CDS encoding delta-lactam-biosynthetic de-N-acetylase, with product MQKKIIYLLLFSTLMIYLTGCTLFNKTEDISSNQNEQQHIDNNKTNTEATKNSSDANLNNDSNITNQDNIHVNSSESSNTINTLDEESISWFYIPNDSHTTPNINPKLTYDLSTYDAIYNGKTTSQVIPNEDTSESTKTLYLTFDEGYENGYTTKILDILKEKNVKAVFFVTSSYIKSNPDLIKRMVSEGHVVGNHSKTHLSMPTLTSDTEKFNEELSDVESLYENLTGLKMAKIFRPPMGNYSEKSLSMTQNLGYKTVFWSFAYEDWDPEKQPEASYSKNKILNNLHDGSILLLHAVSKTNTEILGDVIDSARANGYEFQLVE from the coding sequence ATGCAAAAAAAAATAATTTATTTATTATTATTTTCAACACTAATGATTTACTTAACGGGTTGCACCCTTTTCAATAAAACTGAAGATATATCTTCTAACCAAAACGAACAACAACACATAGACAATAACAAAACAAATACTGAAGCTACTAAAAATTCCTCTGATGCTAATTTAAATAATGATAGTAATATCACTAACCAAGATAATATTCATGTTAATTCATCTGAGTCTAGCAATACTATAAATACATTAGATGAAGAAAGCATTAGTTGGTTCTATATCCCAAATGACTCTCATACCACTCCTAATATAAACCCAAAGCTAACTTATGATTTATCAACCTATGATGCTATTTATAATGGTAAAACAACTTCTCAAGTAATTCCTAATGAAGATACCTCAGAAAGTACTAAAACATTATATTTAACTTTTGATGAAGGATATGAAAACGGATATACAACAAAAATATTGGATATATTAAAAGAAAAAAATGTAAAAGCTGTTTTCTTTGTTACCTCATCTTATATAAAAAGTAACCCTGACCTTATAAAGCGAATGGTATCTGAAGGCCATGTAGTTGGTAATCATAGTAAAACTCATCTTTCTATGCCTACTTTAACTTCTGATACTGAAAAATTTAATGAAGAATTATCTGATGTAGAATCACTATATGAAAATCTTACTGGTCTTAAAATGGCAAAGATATTTAGACCTCCTATGGGCAATTACTCTGAAAAAAGCCTTTCAATGACACAAAATTTAGGATATAAAACAGTATTTTGGAGTTTTGCATACGAAGATTGGGATCCTGAAAAACAACCTGAGGCAAGTTATTCTAAAAATAAAATTTTAAACAATCTTCATGATGGCTCTATATTGCTTTTACATGCTGTTTCCAAAACTAATACTGAAATTTTAGGAGATGTTATAGACTCTGCTAGAGCAAATGGCTATGAATTCCAACTAGTAGAATAA
- the rbr gene encoding rubrerythrin yields MELKGSKTEKNLLAAFAGESEARCKYTYYASKAKKEGYNQIAAIFEETANNEKEHAKIWFKLLHDGIPSTEENLKDAAYGENYEWTDMYATFAKEAEEEGFTKIAYLFKAVGEIEKEHEERYRTLLKNLEEEAIFEKEDTVAWHCQNCGHIHHGKNAPKVCPVCAHPQAYFQVRAENYK; encoded by the coding sequence ATGGAATTAAAAGGAAGTAAAACTGAAAAGAATTTATTAGCTGCTTTTGCAGGTGAGTCTGAAGCAAGATGTAAATATACATATTATGCTTCAAAAGCAAAAAAAGAGGGTTATAATCAAATAGCAGCAATATTCGAAGAAACTGCTAATAACGAAAAAGAACATGCTAAAATATGGTTCAAACTTCTTCATGATGGAATTCCATCTACTGAAGAAAATTTAAAAGATGCAGCATATGGTGAAAACTATGAGTGGACAGATATGTATGCTACTTTTGCTAAAGAAGCAGAAGAAGAAGGATTCACTAAAATAGCATACCTTTTCAAGGCTGTTGGAGAAATAGAAAAAGAACATGAAGAAAGATATCGTACTCTTCTTAAAAATTTAGAAGAAGAAGCTATCTTTGAAAAAGAAGATACAGTTGCTTGGCATTGCCAAAACTGCGGACATATACATCATGGAAAAAATGCACCTAAGGTTTGCCCTGTATGTGCTCACCCACAAGCATATTTCCAAGTTAGAGCTGAAAACTATAAATAA
- a CDS encoding SH3 domain-containing protein — protein MKNQRLRALLGAGILTAAMAFTNIVDAATKYAVTTANLNFRTGPSTSNKIITTIKKNTKVEVISYEGKWAKIKYNNKVGYSSKEYLSESNSSSSSGSSSSSGSTSSSKKTGTVTTDVLNVRSGAGTSYSKIGTVKKGQTVTILQTSNGWHKIQLSGSKTGWVIDDYIKITSSSSSSGSNSGSSSGSSSDSTSSSKKTGTVTTDVLNVRSGAGTSYSKIGTVKKGQTVTILQTSNGWHKIQLSGGKTGWVIDDYIKITSSSSSSGSNSGSSSGSTSDSTSNSKKIGTVTTDVLNVRSGAGTSYSKIGTVKKGQTVTILETSKGWHKIQLSGGKTGWVSGDYIKITSSSTGGSTETKPEIDPDSGNNNNNNNNNNNNNNNGNTEDTEDGEEESTEIGYVTTDVLNVRSGPGTSHNVVTQITKNTNVTILGSQDGWYKIKLSNGTIGWASATYIKIGDNSSTAQKPLPTPTSTPSYVDAPVNKEVMNSEYDKYQDLLTMEKNISNGLKSLSIKSNENFDIEYSTYGNGSWKTASNGATVSNSNSDIEGVKIKLKNAPSNYHIFYRVKVENQGWQNWVKDGDISGEIQVDKSIADIEIRLVVADEVDHMVKETIAVDLGHNVARPVLRGAINGIYDEDYLIREVGKKVVYKLRSLGYNVVETKPNGSHSQSNELKLRAAAANANEVDKFVSIHFNSGVEGANGTEVYYSTKSGSKSLATNVVNNLANSFNFKNRGVKDGSHLYVLKNTNMPAILVEGCFLDQIDMDKFISKGSQAYQIMADNIVNGIIK, from the coding sequence ATGAAGAATCAAAGATTAAGAGCTTTACTAGGTGCTGGTATTTTAACAGCAGCTATGGCATTTACAAATATAGTTGATGCAGCTACTAAGTATGCAGTAACTACAGCAAACTTAAACTTTAGAACAGGGCCAAGCACGAGCAACAAAATAATAACTACTATAAAGAAGAATACAAAAGTAGAGGTTATTTCATATGAAGGGAAATGGGCAAAAATAAAATATAACAATAAAGTTGGATACTCAAGTAAAGAATATCTTTCAGAAAGCAATTCGAGTAGTTCATCAGGAAGTTCATCAAGCTCAGGTAGTACATCAAGTAGTAAGAAAACAGGAACAGTAACAACAGATGTATTAAACGTAAGAAGTGGAGCAGGAACATCTTATTCAAAGATAGGTACAGTTAAAAAAGGACAAACTGTAACAATACTTCAAACAAGTAATGGATGGCATAAAATACAATTATCAGGAAGTAAAACAGGATGGGTAATAGATGATTATATAAAGATAACTTCTAGCTCTAGTTCATCAGGATCAAACTCAGGAAGTTCATCAGGAAGTTCATCTGACTCAACATCAAGTAGTAAGAAAACAGGAACAGTAACAACGGATGTATTAAATGTAAGAAGTGGAGCAGGAACATCTTACTCAAAAATAGGAACAGTTAAAAAAGGTCAAACTGTAACAATCCTTCAAACAAGTAATGGATGGCATAAGATACAATTATCTGGTGGAAAGACAGGATGGGTAATAGATGATTATATAAAAATAACTTCTAGCTCTAGCTCATCAGGGTCAAACTCAGGAAGTTCATCAGGAAGTACATCTGACTCAACATCAAATAGTAAGAAAATAGGAACAGTAACAACAGATGTACTAAATGTAAGAAGTGGAGCAGGAACATCTTATTCAAAGATAGGAACAGTTAAAAAAGGCCAAACTGTAACAATATTAGAGACAAGCAAAGGATGGCATAAAATACAATTATCTGGTGGAAAGACAGGATGGGTAAGTGGAGATTATATAAAAATAACTTCTAGCTCAACTGGAGGATCAACAGAAACGAAACCAGAAATAGATCCAGATAGCGGAAATAACAATAACAACAATAATAACAATAATAATAACAATAATAACGGAAATACTGAAGATACTGAAGATGGAGAAGAAGAATCTACTGAAATAGGATATGTAACAACAGATGTACTTAATGTAAGAAGTGGACCAGGAACAAGTCACAATGTTGTAACTCAAATAACAAAAAATACTAATGTCACAATATTAGGAAGTCAAGATGGATGGTATAAAATAAAATTATCTAATGGAACTATAGGATGGGCAAGTGCAACTTATATAAAAATAGGTGATAATTCAAGTACAGCTCAAAAGCCTCTGCCAACTCCGACATCAACACCATCATATGTAGATGCTCCTGTGAATAAAGAAGTTATGAATTCTGAATATGATAAGTATCAAGATTTATTAACTATGGAAAAAAATATATCTAATGGTTTAAAATCATTATCAATAAAGTCAAATGAAAACTTTGATATAGAATATAGTACATATGGAAATGGAAGTTGGAAAACTGCTTCAAATGGAGCAACAGTATCAAACTCTAATTCAGATATAGAAGGTGTAAAAATAAAATTAAAGAATGCACCATCAAATTATCATATATTCTATAGAGTAAAGGTTGAGAATCAAGGATGGCAAAACTGGGTTAAAGATGGAGATATATCAGGAGAGATACAAGTTGATAAGTCTATAGCAGATATAGAAATAAGACTTGTAGTTGCTGATGAAGTAGATCATATGGTAAAAGAAACTATCGCTGTAGACTTAGGACATAACGTAGCAAGACCAGTTCTTAGAGGTGCAATAAATGGAATATATGATGAAGACTATCTAATAAGAGAAGTAGGAAAAAAGGTAGTTTATAAATTAAGAAGCTTAGGATATAACGTTGTAGAAACTAAGCCTAATGGAAGTCATAGCCAAAGTAATGAATTAAAATTAAGAGCTGCAGCAGCTAATGCAAATGAAGTTGATAAGTTTGTATCTATACACTTTAATAGTGGTGTTGAAGGAGCTAATGGAACAGAGGTATATTACTCAACAAAATCTGGGTCTAAATCTTTAGCAACTAATGTAGTAAACAATTTAGCAAATTCATTTAACTTTAAAAATAGAGGGGTTAAGGATGGAAGCCACTTATATGTATTAAAAAATACAAATATGCCAGCTATATTAGTAGAAGGATGTTTCTTAGATCAAATAGATATGGATAAATTCATATCTAAAGGAAGTCAAGCATATCAAATAATGGCTGATAACATAGTTAATGGAATAATAAAGTAA
- a CDS encoding threonine/serine exporter family protein — MFQVEEPEYKKSILRLALFIGELMLSNGAETYRVEDTIKRVCKSRGFNHINVFTSPTVVIISDDRFDGYSFMKTIKRRAINLGRIALINDFSRDFVKNPEITVQESMARLKEIAAFVAYPTWINYMFTGIGSASFAYLVGGNSVFDFILTFLVSIVAQIVYDQLIKISYIPSFCCLVSSLLMAASGIMLTELGLLTTPKMLIVGSIMPLLPGVPFIKGVRDLIAGDLMSGVVRFFDATIIFISIAAGVGFVLEFWFRIGGAL; from the coding sequence ATGTTTCAAGTAGAAGAACCTGAATATAAAAAAAGTATACTTAGGCTTGCTTTATTTATCGGAGAACTTATGTTATCAAATGGAGCTGAAACTTATAGAGTTGAGGATACAATAAAAAGAGTTTGTAAATCTAGAGGTTTTAACCATATAAACGTGTTTACTTCTCCAACAGTAGTGATTATATCAGATGATAGATTTGATGGTTATAGTTTTATGAAGACTATTAAGCGTAGAGCAATAAATTTAGGAAGAATAGCTCTTATAAACGACTTTTCTCGAGACTTTGTAAAAAATCCAGAAATAACAGTTCAAGAATCTATGGCTAGATTAAAAGAAATAGCTGCATTTGTAGCTTATCCAACTTGGATTAACTACATGTTTACTGGAATAGGGTCTGCATCATTTGCTTATTTAGTAGGAGGAAACTCTGTATTTGATTTTATACTTACATTTTTAGTTTCTATAGTTGCTCAAATTGTTTATGATCAGCTAATAAAAATTAGTTATATACCAAGCTTTTGTTGTTTAGTTTCATCACTTTTAATGGCTGCATCTGGAATTATGCTTACTGAACTTGGCCTTTTAACAACTCCTAAAATGCTTATAGTTGGTTCTATAATGCCTTTACTGCCTGGGGTTCCATTTATTAAAGGTGTTCGTGATTTAATTGCAGGTGATCTTATGTCAGGAGTTGTTAGATTCTTTGATGCGACTATTATATTTATATCTATAGCTGCTGGAGTGGGATTTGTACTTGAATTTTGGTTTAGGATAGGAGGTGCATTATAG
- a CDS encoding threonine/serine exporter family protein — translation MIDLPIYLNFTFAFLATVGFAVYFSAPRVSLIPSGIIGGLGWLLYIFLFKWNDNAAVSTFFAAGFVAFLGEVLARKLKNPATVFTIPGILPLAPGVGIYNTMLYMVQKEFELGFSKGVDTFSIAAAIALGILVVTSIVNTYNILNKRRILRKLNTLNAPFHNKRDQ, via the coding sequence GTGATTGATTTACCAATTTACTTAAATTTTACCTTTGCTTTTTTAGCAACTGTAGGATTTGCTGTATATTTTAGTGCACCTAGAGTATCTTTAATTCCATCTGGAATAATAGGTGGATTAGGATGGTTATTATATATATTTTTATTTAAGTGGAATGATAATGCCGCAGTATCAACTTTCTTTGCAGCAGGATTTGTTGCATTCCTAGGTGAAGTTTTAGCTAGAAAATTAAAAAATCCTGCTACAGTATTTACTATACCGGGAATACTTCCTTTAGCTCCTGGGGTTGGAATTTATAATACTATGCTTTATATGGTTCAAAAAGAATTTGAACTTGGATTTTCTAAAGGTGTAGACACATTTTCTATAGCTGCAGCAATTGCTCTTGGAATACTTGTAGTAACTTCAATTGTTAATACTTATAATATTCTTAACAAGAGAAGAATTTTAAGAAAACTAAATACTTTAAATGCACCTTTTCATAATAAAAGAGATCAGTAA
- a CDS encoding SoxR reducing system RseC family protein has product MNQQGYIIEIVDNKTAKLKMQRHSACASCGKCQTLSSESKEILVEVDNSIGAKPGDHVEVNMENMNVLKATALAYAVPLIFLLVGTIVSYFMLDMIISTQGIIVELISGIIGIMLMLLSYVILKKNDSKFRDSRKFIPVITKIIE; this is encoded by the coding sequence ATGAACCAACAGGGGTATATAATTGAGATTGTAGATAATAAGACTGCAAAATTAAAAATGCAAAGACACTCAGCTTGTGCATCATGTGGGAAATGCCAAACATTATCGTCAGAAAGTAAAGAAATACTAGTTGAAGTTGATAACTCTATAGGAGCAAAACCAGGAGACCATGTTGAAGTTAATATGGAGAATATGAATGTATTAAAAGCAACAGCTCTTGCTTATGCAGTTCCTCTAATATTTTTATTAGTAGGAACTATAGTAAGTTACTTTATGCTAGACATGATTATAAGTACTCAAGGTATAATTGTAGAGCTTATAAGTGGTATTATAGGCATAATGCTAATGTTACTTTCTTATGTTATATTGAAAAAAAATGATAGCAAGTTTAGAGACAGTAGAAAATTTATTCCTGTAATAACTAAAATTATAGAATAA
- a CDS encoding metal-sensitive transcriptional regulator, whose protein sequence is MTKKLSETNDREALIKRLKRIEGQVKGIQKMVEEERYCVDILVQISAIRSAINKVGSILLENHIKGCVTNSLKNDDIEISEDTIKELMDTINKFTK, encoded by the coding sequence ATGACAAAAAAATTATCAGAAACTAATGATAGAGAAGCTCTTATAAAAAGGTTAAAAAGAATAGAAGGACAAGTTAAGGGTATTCAAAAAATGGTTGAAGAAGAAAGATATTGTGTAGACATATTAGTGCAAATATCAGCAATAAGATCAGCCATAAATAAGGTTGGATCAATATTATTAGAAAATCATATAAAAGGCTGTGTTACAAATAGTTTAAAAAATGACGATATAGAGATTTCAGAAGATACAATAAAAGAACTTATGGATACTATAAATAAGTTTACAAAATAA